The Mustelus asterias chromosome 27, sMusAst1.hap1.1, whole genome shotgun sequence genome segment aatcaaatcaaaaatataagGGATTaagacatggaatcatagaatccctacagtgcagaagaggccattcggcccattgagtttgcaccaaccctccaaaagagcaccctacCTGGGCCCAATGCCCCGGCCtaaccccgtaacaccacacattcatcatggccaatccatttaacctgcacatttttgaaatcTTCAACCTGTCCTAATTTCTCTGTTATAATTTCTCTGGGAGCCAATGTTTACCCCACTGCTTACATTGAACACATAGAATTTGCAGCATAGAgacaagccatttggcccaggccagtgtttatgttccacgcAAGCCTCCCCCTACCCTACctactcacactcaatacacattTCCTTCAATTCCCTTCTCCTTCATGTACTAATTTAATTTCCCTTTAAATGCATCCAAGTTATTCAGTCAAATATGCTATGCAGTAGTGAGCTATTCTCTGGGTAGAAATTTGTCTCCCAAATTCCCTATTATTAGCGACTATCTTCTATTTATGGTTTAGCCAAGCACTGCATTCAGTATGAACAACAATGTTGTTCTCACCCTGAACCTGTCATAGGTGCGGTTTCAACAAGATAAAAGAAtgagtaataaaagcaaaatactgcggttaCTGAAatttgaaacgaaaacagaaaacgctAGAAATTCTCAgctagtctgacagcatctgtggacagagaagagAACCAGTGCTTTGAGCCtggatccagactcgaaactttggctctattctctctctacagatgctgttagacctgctgagattttccagcaagatAAAAGACTGGGTAATGTGCCCTGTTGATCTAAATGACAagagacttcaggaagtgtagtggaggacattcccctgtctacatcaacagggatgaagtggaaatgatcgagtgcttcaagtttctaggtgcccacATCACCAACAGCctatcctggttcccccatgccgacgctatagttaagaaagcccaccaacgcctctacttcctgaggaggctaaggaaatttggtatgtccactgcaactctcatcaagttttacagatgtaccatagaaagcatctttcccagatgcatcacagcttggtatggttcctgctctgaccaagaccataagTAACTATAAAGAGCTGTGAAcgatgcccagtccatcacgcaaaccagcctcccatccattgactctgtctaaactttccactgcctttgaaaagcagccagcattatcaagtcCCCCATGCACCctagacattcactcttccaccttcttccatctggaaaaagtctgaggtcacgtaccaaccgactcaagaacagcttcttctctgctgccatcagacttctgaatggacctaccttatattaagttgatctttctctacatcctagctgtgactgtaacactacattctgcaccctctcctttccttctctacgaactgtatgttttgtctgtatagcgcgcaagaaacaatacttttcactgtatactaatacatgtggcaagaataaatcaaatcaaaatcaaatcaaatactcacATTTAGTACCAGGGCTGTGATTGTTGCGTCATTGCAAATGGCGACAGTTTCACCCGGGTTGATGGCGCCTAAGAATTTATGACCATGAAATGGAAGTGCATTTCGCAAGTAAGGCAGAGATTCCTCCAAGAATTAGAGAAGAAATGTGACAAAGAGCACAACCACATTCACCTAGCAAGCCCTTTACAAAGCATGCAGGTGCTGGTTACATATATTTGAAATAAAAGTCTCTCAGGAGTTGTTTATTTGTTGTTCAACGTAAAATGCAACAAGTTTTATACAAACCTGTGGAATATAATATTATCGATACAGTATCAGATACAAAACAAATGTGCCACTATTTAGCACAAAATGAAAGCAAGGCTACAAATAGTGTTGGCACTTCCCAAAGGTATGAACGCACAATTTCAATGAGTAAGAGGATTCCATTTAAATATACACGATTCCACAATTCATATACTTGCACTAAAGTCACTACTGAACACACCGCACCTGTCACGGCCTAAAGAAATAGGAAACACttacatttaaatagcacctatCACCATCTCAGGATGTCCCCAAAGCACTGAATGGCCAACCAAGGCCTTCTGAAGcatcgtcactgttgtaatgtacgaAAATTgccgcagccaatttgtacacagcaagctcccacaaaaataaaaataaatgaccaGACTATCTGTTTTAGGTGATGCCTGAAGGGTAAATATTGGCTCAGAGACTAGGCATTCTCTTACacttttctttgaaatagtgctatcggatcttttatattcacctgagagagcagacagggccttagtttaacatctgttcaaAAGGGCAGCACCTctgccaatgcagcactccctcagctcaaCACTGAAGCTTCAGTTTAGATTTTGCGTTCAAGTGTCTGAGTTGGAGCTTGAATCAAACTCTAACAGAGAGGCAAGAGTGACAGTACCGAGGCACAGACTGCATTAAGGTACAAATAGcaagctgcattttaaaatctTATACACATAACCCGAGATTCAATTTGCGCCAAGATATTTATTGCTCTCTGTCAACTATCTGCCTGTCACTAGGGTTCTGGCAGCTGGCCTCCACTTCAGTCAGTGCCAGCCCCAGAGTGCGAAAATGCTCAAGCTATTTGACAATGGCAGGCATTGCAGTTCAATCTTATCCCGTTCTCACCTGGCAGAAGTGGGAATCatagaagaaggaggccatttggcccattgtgcctctaCTGGCCCTTGGAACACCTGTAATGAGCAGATTCAGCCACTGTACCACAATGTTGCACACAAGGTAATGGATAAATCAGAATGAAATGCAACTCAGTGAGTCAACTCAGCATTAGGAGATTGGCTTTTGTGTCTTGAATCCATCCACAGGGATTAATTCCCCATTATACACAGATTTTAGACAACTAGTGAAAGAACCAgagatgacatgaggaaaaatatcCACAGCGAATTGTTACTATGGGGAATACACCATCTGAAAGGGTGGAGGAAATagattcaacagcaacttccaaaagacaattggacaaatatttgaaggggaaagatttgcagggctatggggaaaggacaCGGGAGTGGGACAGCTctaccaaagagccagcacagacatgatgggccggatggcctctttcagtgATGTATCATCCTATTATGATCTGTGCCATTTGTTAGCCAGTGAATTTCCTCTTAAGATATATTCCTTTATTGTTTGCCACAGGGTTTGCAACTCTGCTCAGAGTCCAACAGGGAACTATGGTAGTGATCATTGGGATTGGACTAACCAAATAGCCAAGGAGAATGGTGAATGCAACacatgagtggttagggtgttcCTATGGGTGGTACAGTTGTCCGATTCCATGTCCattaggtcaggtgacaggactTGGAGCATTTCTATCAAGCAGTGGTGGTAGTTTCCTGACATCCCTGAGTCCAGCTTTCAATCCTAATCCAAACTCTTTAACAGGaaagtctctcactccctctctctctttctctctctctctctctctctgtctctctcctggcTACAGAGGCAACTGTGCAAACTGAATCTTGGAAGGTTCATAGCGAACACAAGCTCACAGCAGTAAAGTATCTAGAGCATGTCAGGAATTGACCATCCCATTCACAAGGTTGGCAAAGTGTCTTTGATGGAAAGGTCACGCTGGCGCAGAAGGGAGTCTCGAAGCTTGGGACAGATCGTTGCTCAGAGAAGAGCGGGTTTTAATTTATGCTTCAGCTGTGCCATTCTCAACGTAGGATTGCTTGCTGCTTGCAACTAGGCATTGAAGTGGAATCATGCACATACCTCACAATGATTAGTTGGTAAATAAACACCTAGCAAGTGACAGGAAAGTCAACTGTATGGCATAGATTAGAAAACAAGTTATTTTCTGAACTTTAATTTTGGTTTCACAGTTCAACTCACCAGTTCCACATattcccacctcccccatcccacccctgcCTCTtgcaaaacttaaaaaaaaactttcttggcTCTATTTTACTTcctctggtgtttataacacctTTAAATGACTGATCTTTCTTACTCACTCAGTATTTACCTACATAACAAATCACTGCACTTCGCTGTGTGAAGAACGTGGACATGTTTGGATCTTATATGAAAACTGTATATTACTGACACATAAATTGAGGTTACTATTGGTCATAACTGTTTCCATCAGTTGGGGTAATATTTGTGGAAAATTATATCCCGAACATCACTATCCTTATTTAATATGAAGTGTACATTCCCAGCAATGCCTATATAAATGTTTAACTTTGCATTGACTTGACTTACAAAATGAATTATAGAAACCTCAAAAAGCAACTTACTGTTGACAAGTTTGTGAATTAAACATTATTTAAGAGTCACAGACATATTCAATGTGTCTTTTTGCAGACATTGAGATGGAATCTGTTTAACGCCCAGTATTAATGAAGGTCAAGGGCATATTTTGCCCTTTTTTACTCTTTGTCAATAAAGCATTAATTTGCAATAGCTTTAAGAAACAGTAACCAAACACCTTTGATGTTATTCCTTTATCGCCAAACTGCAGAGGCCAAAGTCTTTGAGCCCGTTCAGAGTATCTCAAGAGTTCCAGTGGATATGAAGGCAAAGTCAGGGTTTGATGAATTTGCCCCAGTTTGGTGGTTCAAAGTTGCTGCAAGGAGCTCGGGCCTCACAAAATGCTTCTCGACATCACTTGTATAAACCATGTTTGGACTTTGCCATTAACCTGTGTCCCTGGAGTGATATTGGAAAGATGTCCAGAGGAAAGTACTTCTTCAGTGAACGCCATTTGTCTCTGACGTGACTGTGTGGTTGAATCCGTGGCCAATATTGAGATTTGCTTAGCTGCAGGTTCTGCATACCCGCCATAGCCTGTCGTCAAATGTACCCGTTTAATTTTTACTCCACCATAAAACTGCTTGGCCTTCCATGGGGCAGAAGGTTGCTGACTCCATAACATTGTTGCATTGACCAAATACCTGCAGCTTTGCTGTCATTAGCTTCAGCACAAGATTTAGCTTGCATGGGCACTTGCTGCAGACCAGGCTGTCCTGGGTTGGGATATAATGGCATACCTGTCGGAATATAGTACAGGCTCTCAATGTTTGCAGACTCAGCAGAAAAGTTCCTCTGGGTGAACTGTTTATGTTGCTGTGAATCTGTTTTATCTTGTGAGGTGCTTTGTTGGGACAATTGGCCTGGCATTTCCAGAGATCTTTGAGAAGACAGAGCAGGCCCTACAAACAACCCAGGATATGGCAAATTGGGCAAATAAGATGGGCTCATAACTCCTGCATTTAAAAGGTAAGGATGGAAAGGCACTTGATACACTCCACCATAGGGATGCTGAGGCATCACGACTTCCACATACTGCCCTGTTTCCGGATCCAACAACATTTTGCGAGGAGGTTGGACAGGTGCATCCACAAAGTAATATTTTCCAGTCTCTGGATCCACGAGCATTTTCCTCTGAGTTTGGGGATACGGAAAACAAGGCACATGTGGGTTGTCCAAGTCTTGAGAAGATTGGGGAACTTCGCACGTTGTCTCCACAGAGTTTGGTGCCTTTGCAACTGGGGAGAACTGAAGTTGGGTTTGATTCAGAGAGGTGTAGCACGGATGCTGCAGATAGGTAGCAGGGGACTGTGCCTCCCGAGGAATCTGATGAGAAATTGTCTGTTTCTCTTGTCTTTGAGGGTCCACTGCCTCCACACTGCGCTGATGCTGAAAATAAGGGATTGTCGACGAAGGGGGATTTGTTTTGTAGGTGGCAGGATGAGGAGAAGCAGCTGTTTGTCCCAGGTTGGGTATCTGTGCCTTCTGCTCTCTAAGAGGAATAGTAAGATAGTTCACACTTTCTAAGGACAGCGGTGCTTGTTCTTGAGTGGCTGCCCCACCAGTGGGCTGCATTTCAGCTGCAGAGGAGTTCAGCTTGCTCATATGTTCAGATAATTTGACAACTGTATTTACTGGAGGAAGTGTCTTCACGGTAAACTCTGCTGAACTCGAATGGATTTGTGAACTGGTCTGTTGATATGACACTTTGGGTGTCGCTGTCGGGATATCGATGGCGAAGCCTTTTGAGTTACTGCCACTCTCAAGTTTGTGAGTGGATGTCTTCACTGAGCTTGTTGCAGTTTGGTGGTAGTCTGTAGCTTTGACAGAGAGTAAGGTTTGTTTATCTCTGGTGCTGACCGAAGAGGAAATGGAAGTTTGTGCAAGATGGTGCTTCACAGATAAAGACTGTCTGTTTCTCGTTTTGACATCAGTAGGTTCCAAATTATTCTTGCTTTCTTCTTCCAAAATCAACGACAAGACGTAGCTATCTTTGATTGGCTGCGATTCTTTTAACATTTTCAATCCTGTCTTGTCTGAAGCTTGTTCAGCCTTTCCCTTTTTAACTTGATTCTCAGATTCGTTTGCACTTTCTATCTTTGTCTCAGTCTTGCAAACGGACATCTTGATGCTCTCACTGCTCTGAGTGCAATAATCCCGGGGTATTTGTTGATTTTCCGGTCCGGTTAAGCTCtcatgagcagccttggatttTAACTTTTCTTCACTAGAGTTGCCCATCTTCTTAATTTGATTCTCCAGTCCAACTTGTATGTCTTTGACAGTTTCATACTTGCCCGCTGATGATTTAATGACTTCGCTGTTTGAAATAGAATTACACGAGAATCTTTTTTCCTTTTGCCACCCAACATGCATCGCATTTTTAGCATCACCCCGCCCCGGGAACTTTGAGATGTCCACAGACTGTGAGAGTGAACTACTCATCACTACACTCCTCTTCTCCAATCCACGCTGAATCTTCCCTACATCCTCACCCTTCCCAATCAGTGATGGAATACCTTCACCACTGGGAGTAGAATTTCCAAACTGTTTACCCCTCTGCTGCACCTTGACTTGACCTTCTCTTACACGCTCATCACTTCCTTTGACTTCTTCGACCTTTAAAACCGAATTTTCCAAAATATTACTTTTATTTCCCAACTTTCTGATTTGACTTTCCTTGTTCATTTCCCCTCTCCTGGTTAATTCTTGGGATGTCTCGCTGCTTGACGAAGATATCTTTGGGAGTGTTTTCTGATGATCCAATCTGGAGTCCACCTTTCTCTCCGACATTTCTTTACCTTTTGATATGTTTGTGCTGTTTGAGTTGGGGGTTGAAGTACCCACACGGTTGCTCCGGTTTTCCAGTGTTGTGGACTCAATCTTTTCAGCCAATGGTTTGGTATCGCTATTCCTTGAAGTTGAAATTTTCTGgagtttatttagattttctgGTCTGTCTTGAACTTCATTTTTAGAATCACTTTGTCCATGTTTTAAACTCGCACCCTCTTTGAGTGGGGTGACGGGTCCAGTCGGCTTTACTTGGCTGTGCAATTTCACTGGCCCCTCCTTTTTGGGAACAGTTTTGTTTGACACTTGACTCTCTTGCTTTGGAATGGATTCTGCCGAATCTTTCTTTGTTTTTTCTCCAACACTCTCAACCTTATTACcctttgtgtgtgaatgtgggagtGAGTAATGTTTCTGCACTCCAGCTGACTGACCCCTTTTGACCTTACTTGCATTGGACAATAAATTGCAATCTTCACTTGTTGAATACTGCTTAACCAGACGTAGATCTTGCTTTTCTTTTGTGTTCTTAATATCATCCCTTATAGGAGATATCCTGCTAGCTTCCTTATTTGATGCAGATGTGATTTGTGGTTTGTCAACCTTGTTTTTCTTTTTGACGTTCTTCAAATCCGTTGACTGATTTGACGCCCCATTCTCCCCTTTCCCACTGTGTTTGCAAGCCTGGCTTTCACTCTCTGCTTTTTTAGGAGCACCTATCCTGTTTTTCTTCGAATCGGATGGAATCAATAGTTTGATATCAGAAGAATATAACCTGGAGGTGTCTGTACTCCCTGCGTAGGTCCAATATTTCTTGTCTATTGATGAACTGCTGAAGATTTCTCTGTTACCTTTACAACTTACTGATTTGCACTGGATGTAAATGGGCATGGTTGGGGTGCTGTCCACAGGTCCAGACTCTGTGGACAGTAGCGAGCCATCGGGGTGAAGGATTTGTGTGAATCCAGAAGGTTTGCCCTCAGTGCCACTGAAGCTTAATGCACCATAGGTATTCTTCACGAGTTTGCGCACATCCCTCACCTGATGAATGGGACCTCTCACCCTTTGCTGTGCCAGAGATTCACTCCTGTCAAACTGCGGCTCTGTCACTCTGCAATCATCCGTCTCAAACTTGAAGGAAGCGGGTAGGGTCTGGTACTTGGGGTCAAGAGTAATGATCTTATTGCGGGAGCCAATGTTTGGAGCCAGTTGTTCAACAGTCCCATAAGGGTCCACTTGCTTCTCCTGGGTGGTTCGAGAAGCAGCTGTCAGCTTGGCCAGTTGTGGCATTAGGGTGTTCCTTGCTGCATTTCTTGAGTCTAAAGTGTTACCCAACTGCTTGTAAGTCCCTTTGTCTTCGTAAACCGTTTGCTTGTTTCCCCCTGGGTAGCCAGTCTGCGTTAACTCTTTAATAAGCTGTGGGAAACTCTCCACATATCTGTCCTCAGGGGCGTGTTGTGCAGTGTCAGTTGGGGGGTTGCTGGAGTCACTGGGTAAAGGGTGGGTTTTCTCTGCACTTAGACCCAGGGCTCTTGCTGACTTTCCTCCCTTCTCTGGGTTACTCTCCTTCCAGTTCCTGAACCCACTGTTTTCACAGCGACTGTCCAGGGACAGGGAAGCCTCACCCTTCAGCGACCCACCGCTGTCCTGCCGAGGAAGGACCCTCTTCCCATCCGCCAGCTCCGCGCTCAGTTCGCAGCTTCTCCTGCTGAGATTGGCAGGGGAATCCTCCAGAGACACCTCGCTCTCCGACCTGGCGCTGGAGTTTTGCCGCTTCAGTTCCTGGGGGGCTCCCAGCGAGGGGAATTCGAACTCGCGGAGCTGGGCTGAGGATGGGGTGGATGGGACTGAGGAGTAAGGGTCCTGGATGGCCCCTCTCTCCATCTTCAGCTCCTGCTCAAACTGCATCTTCTTGGAAATCACATTGGAAATGTGGCAGGACGCGAACTTGGCCTTTTTGGAGCATTCCTCTGCTGACTCTGCCCTCTGCAGCTGTCTGCCTCTGGCTCCAGCCTTCGCCTCTGCTGTGTCCTCCTTGCAGAGGgagctctcctctctctcctgggGCTGTTCTCCCACCTCCTGGCAATCTGTGCCCCTGAACACGGTCAGTTCACTCCTCTCCCGCTTCTTGAACTGGATTTCCCTCTTGGGCACCGTCCGCTTCTCCCCCTTTTCCTGCTTCACACTCTCCACCACTACCACGTCCACACACTCAACCTGGGCTTGCCCCAGAGCCTGGCCGGATACCCCCTCCCGGCTGGCAGCATGGGCACCCTGCACATCCCCACTGGCTTCACTCAACTCAACATAGGTGGACCATCTATTGGTGCCAGTGCTGTCCTctgacagggacagggagagctCGGTGGATGCCCTGGGCTCCAGCACCTCCATGTAGCTGCTGTGGGGACAGGCCAGGCTGCGGAAAGCTAAGGCGGTCAGTCTGCCAACCTCATAATCCGTCTCGTCCAAGTCGCTCACCAAGCTGGAGGTCTCGCTCATGTAGTCGGCGCAAGTTTTGGCCACAGTCACACGCGGGCCCCTGGCGAAATGCTCCCCAAATTCCTTCTTCTCAACCTGGAACATCTTCCCCTTCCTCCACCCCGAAGGTTTCCTGCTGAGCCGGTGGGGGCTGCTTGGGCCACCCCTTCACtgtgagagaggcacagagactgCTCGACTCTCCAGCACTCCTgattctcccccccgccccagctcCTGCACTATTCTGGGCACTGACTGACAGCTGAACCTGTCAGCTTCCCTTTGCAGTTGTTGCTGTGTCTGTGTCTCCAACAACctatcctccgccccccccccccccccccccactacccctttCACTGGTGGATCAGATTCAATGCATTTGCTGACTACCCTTCCATTCTCAGAGTTAGCCTTTGCACTTGTCCAATCGTAATCAGCAAATGCCTTTCTTATTTATCCGGCTCTTTTCAACTTGTTTATTTTTTTCAAACGTTATTCTTTTCTCAGAGTGGACAGGGCAGTCGACCTGGAATCCTCCAGTGTCGCTGGAGGATTTCCCTGCCAATCTCAGCCCCTAATCCATctccctgggcagcacggtggcacagtggtcagcactgctgcctcacagcgccagggaccggggttcgatttccggcttgggtcactgcctgtgtggagtttgcacgttctccccgtgtctttgcgtgggtttcctccgggtgctccggtttcctcccgcactccaaagataggcgggttggatggattggccgtgctaaattgccccttttccggccacactcgtcccaaacaggaaaatcccgcccgaggtcaacagacctttgaatgtttcgctccccccaccccaccccgcctccaCCTGATACGgtttccatggtgggtgggatggaaaaattcccctctgagtgtcagggggattagcagggtaaatacatggggttacgggcttagggcctgggtgggattgttgtcggtgtagacttaatgggccggatggcctctttctgcactgtagggattctatgatgattctatgatatttgctTGTTCCAAGCACCAACTCAATTtcaaatggaattcaattcatggtcccccaAGAGAGACATACTagctccaagctgacaagaacaggcattgTACCTGATCCTACgcttttgattcgatttattattgtcacatgtattggcatacagtgaaaagtattgtttcttgtacactatacagacaaagcataccgttcatagagaagaaaagaaaagggtgcagaatataatgttccagtcatagctagggtgtagagaaagattaacttaatgcgaggtaggtccattcaaaagtctgacggcagcagggaagaagctgttcttgattcagttagtatgtgacctcagacttttgaatctttttgtcgggacgaaggtggaagagagaatttccggagtgcgtggggtccttgattatgttaactgctttcctgaggcaggaggaagtgtagacagagtcaatgaatgagaGGCTGGATCTTAACAAAACGTATTCAGGGTTAGATATCAGTCACCATCCCACCAACAAAAGCACAAAGTTACTCTTGTGAAGATTAAACCGGCTCCTTTATAACTGAGGCTGTCAGTGAAATCTCTGAGCTGCAGTGTCAGGGTAGTTTGTCTGAACTATGAAAGCCTTGCACTTTTTGGGATTTCAATGAGTCCCTTTCAGAAATGCCATCATCTGCCACCTTGCACTGCGGCTCCATGGTTAATAAAGAAATTGCATTTGCATAGCGCCTTTCAGGACCTCACAACTTCGCAAAGAGCTTTACAGGCAGTCAGGTACCTTTGAAGTGTGATCACTGTTTGAGTGGAGGAAATgcaatttacgcacagcaagctcccacagactgcAATGTGAAAATAACCAGATAGTCTGTTCTTGGTGATACTGACTGGGGATAATTGTCGcccaaggcacggtggcacagtggcacggtggttactgctgcttcacagctccagggacccgggttcgattcccggcttgggtcactgtctgtgtgaagtttgcacgttctccccgtgtctgcgtgggtttcctccgggtgctctggtttcctcccacactcccaaaatgtgcaggctgggtggattggccatgctaaattgtcccttggtgtcttaAAGATAGGttatgggattagccatggtaaatatgtggggttacgggggatagggcagggCGTTGAGCCTgggggcaagatactctgtcagagggttagtgcagattcaatgggctgaatggcctccttctgcagtgtagggattctatgatatgacacTGAGGAGGACTCATCTACTCTTATAGACCAGATaacacagaaaaaggccactTAGCCCTTCATGCCTGTTCTGATTCTTTGAGAGAGCAATTGTGAGATTCTGGAAGGGTTTCCGTGTCAGGTATTTTTCCAAATCTCTTTGAGAGTTG includes the following:
- the LOC144479954 gene encoding uncharacterized protein LOC144479954, with amino-acid sequence MFQVEKKEFGEHFARGPRVTVAKTCADYMSETSSLVSDLDETDYEVGRLTALAFRSLACPHSSYMEVLEPRASTELSLSLSEDSTGTNRWSTYVELSEASGDVQGAHAASREGVSGQALGQAQVECVDVVVVESVKQEKGEKRTVPKREIQFKKRERSELTVFRGTDCQEVGEQPQEREESSLCKEDTAEAKAGARGRQLQRAESAEECSKKAKFASCHISNVISKKMQFEQELKMERGAIQDPYSSVPSTPSSAQLREFEFPSLGAPQELKRQNSSARSESEVSLEDSPANLSRRSCELSAELADGKRVLPRQDSGGSLKGEASLSLDSRCENSGFRNWKESNPEKGGKSARALGLSAEKTHPLPSDSSNPPTDTAQHAPEDRYVESFPQLIKELTQTGYPGGNKQTVYEDKGTYKQLGNTLDSRNAARNTLMPQLAKLTAASRTTQEKQVDPYGTVEQLAPNIGSRNKIITLDPKYQTLPASFKFETDDCRVTEPQFDRSESLAQQRVRGPIHQVRDVRKLVKNTYGALSFSGTEGKPSGFTQILHPDGSLLSTESGPVDSTPTMPIYIQCKSVSCKGNREIFSSSSIDKKYWTYAGSTDTSRLYSSDIKLLIPSDSKKNRIGAPKKAESESQACKHSGKGENGASNQSTDLKNVKKKNKVDKPQITSASNKEASRISPIRDDIKNTKEKQDLRLVKQYSTSEDCNLLSNASKVKRGQSAGVQKHYSLPHSHTKGNKVESVGEKTKKDSAESIPKQESQVSNKTVPKKEGPVKLHSQVKPTGPVTPLKEGASLKHGQSDSKNEVQDRPENLNKLQKISTSRNSDTKPLAEKIESTTLENRSNRVGTSTPNSNSTNISKGKEMSERKVDSRLDHQKTLPKISSSSSETSQELTRRGEMNKESQIRKLGNKSNILENSVLKVEEVKGSDERVREGQVKVQQRGKQFGNSTPSGEGIPSLIGKGEDVGKIQRGLEKRSVVMSSSLSQSVDISKFPGRGDAKNAMHVGWQKEKRFSCNSISNSEVIKSSAGKYETVKDIQVGLENQIKKMGNSSEEKLKSKAAHESLTGPENQQIPRDYCTQSSESIKMSVCKTETKIESANESENQVKKGKAEQASDKTGLKMLKESQPIKDSYVLSLILEEESKNNLEPTDVKTRNRQSLSVKHHLAQTSISSSVSTRDKQTLLSVKATDYHQTATSSVKTSTHKLESGSNSKGFAIDIPTATPKVSYQQTSSQIHSSSAEFTVKTLPPVNTVVKLSEHMSKLNSSAAEMQPTGGAATQEQAPLSLESVNYLTIPLREQKAQIPNLGQTAASPHPATYKTNPPSSTIPYFQHQRSVEAVDPQRQEKQTISHQIPREAQSPATYLQHPCYTSLNQTQLQFSPVAKAPNSVETTCEVPQSSQDLDNPHVPCFPYPQTQRKMLVDPETGKYYFVDAPVQPPRKMLLDPETGQYVEVVMPQHPYGGVYQVPFHPYLLNAGVMSPSYLPNLPYPGLFVGPALSSQRSLEMPGQLSQQSTSQDKTDSQQHKQFTQRNFSAESANIESLYYIPTGMPLYPNPGQPGLQQVPMQAKSCAEANDSKAAGIWSMQQCYGVSNLLPHGRPSSFMVE